The proteins below are encoded in one region of Eulemur rufifrons isolate Redbay chromosome 2, OSU_ERuf_1, whole genome shotgun sequence:
- the FBXL12 gene encoding F-box/LRR-repeat protein 12 isoform X3, whose translation MRPKVMWHLLRRYMASRLYSLRMGGYLFSGSQAPQLSPALMRALGQKCPNLKRLCLHVADLSMVPITSLPPTLRTLELHSCEISMAWLLKQQDPTVLPLLECIVLDRVPAFRDEHLQGLTRFRALRSLVLGGTYRVTETGLDASLQEMNYLQRLEVLGCTLSADSTLLAISRHLRDVRKIRLTVRGLSAPGLAVLEGMPALESLCLLGPLITPEMPSPTEILSSCLTMPKLRVLELQGLGWEGQEAERILCKGLPHCMVIVRACPKESMDWWM comes from the coding sequence ATGCGGCCAAAAGTCATGTGGCACCTCCTTCGCCGGTACATGGCATCCCGCCTCTACTCCCTGCGGATGGGTGGCTACCTGTTCTCTGGCTCCCAGGCCCCGCAGTTGTCCCCTGCCCTGATGAGGGCCCTGGGCCAGAAGTGCCCCAACCTAAAGCGCCTCTGCCTGCACGTGGCCGACCTTAGCATGGTGCCGATCACCAGCTTGCCCCCCACGCTGAGGACCCTGGAGCTGCACAGCTGCGAGATCTCCATGGCCTGGCTCCTGAAGCAGCAGGACCCCACCGTGCTGCCCCTGCTCGAGTGCATCGTGCTGGACCGCGTCCCCGCCTTCCGTGATGAACACCTGCAAGGCCTGACGCGCTTCCGTGCCCTGCGCTCGCTGGTGCTGGGCGGCACGTACCGCGTGACCGAGACGGGGCTGGATGCCAGCCTGCAGGAGATGAACTACCTGCAGAGGCTCGAGGTGCTGGGCTGCACCCTCTCGGCCGACAGCACCCTGCTGGCCATCAGCCGCCACCTCCGAGATGTGCGCAAGATCCGGCTGACCGTGAGGGGCCTCTCTGCCCCTGGCCTGGCCGTCCTGGAAGGAATGCCGGCCCTGGAGAGTCTGTGCCTGCTGGGCCCCCTCATCACCCCAGAAATGCCCTCCCCCACTGAgatcctctcctcctgcctcaccatGCCCAAGCTCAGAGTCCTCgagctgcaggggctggggtgggagggtcaGGAAGCCGAGAGGATCCTGTGCAAGGGCCTGCCCCACTGCATGGTCATTGTCAGGGCCTGCCCCAAAGAGTCCATGGACTGGTGGATGTGA
- the FBXL12 gene encoding F-box/LRR-repeat protein 12 isoform X2 — MATFAELPDSVLLEIFSYLPMRPKVMWHLLRRYMASRLYSLRMGGYLFSGSQAPQLSPALMRALGQKCPNLKRLCLHVADLSMVPITSLPPTLRTLELHSCEISMAWLLKQQDPTVLPLLECIVLDRVPAFRDEHLQGLTRFRALRSLVLGGTYRVTETGLDASLQEMNYLQRLEVLGCTLSADSTLLAISRHLRDVRKIRLTVRGLSAPGLAVLEGMPALESLCLLGPLITPEMPSPTEILSSCLTMPKLRVLELQGLGWEGQEAERILCKGLPHCMVIVRACPKESMDWWM, encoded by the coding sequence ATGCGGCCAAAAGTCATGTGGCACCTCCTTCGCCGGTACATGGCATCCCGCCTCTACTCCCTGCGGATGGGTGGCTACCTGTTCTCTGGCTCCCAGGCCCCGCAGTTGTCCCCTGCCCTGATGAGGGCCCTGGGCCAGAAGTGCCCCAACCTAAAGCGCCTCTGCCTGCACGTGGCCGACCTTAGCATGGTGCCGATCACCAGCTTGCCCCCCACGCTGAGGACCCTGGAGCTGCACAGCTGCGAGATCTCCATGGCCTGGCTCCTGAAGCAGCAGGACCCCACCGTGCTGCCCCTGCTCGAGTGCATCGTGCTGGACCGCGTCCCCGCCTTCCGTGATGAACACCTGCAAGGCCTGACGCGCTTCCGTGCCCTGCGCTCGCTGGTGCTGGGCGGCACGTACCGCGTGACCGAGACGGGGCTGGATGCCAGCCTGCAGGAGATGAACTACCTGCAGAGGCTCGAGGTGCTGGGCTGCACCCTCTCGGCCGACAGCACCCTGCTGGCCATCAGCCGCCACCTCCGAGATGTGCGCAAGATCCGGCTGACCGTGAGGGGCCTCTCTGCCCCTGGCCTGGCCGTCCTGGAAGGAATGCCGGCCCTGGAGAGTCTGTGCCTGCTGGGCCCCCTCATCACCCCAGAAATGCCCTCCCCCACTGAgatcctctcctcctgcctcaccatGCCCAAGCTCAGAGTCCTCgagctgcaggggctggggtgggagggtcaGGAAGCCGAGAGGATCCTGTGCAAGGGCCTGCCCCACTGCATGGTCATTGTCAGGGCCTGCCCCAAAGAGTCCATGGACTGGTGGATGTGA